Genomic DNA from Magnolia sinica isolate HGM2019 chromosome 4, MsV1, whole genome shotgun sequence:
TAATAACTGCAAACGCCCCATTGCTTACCCCGTCTGCAGCCACAGATTGAACCGATTGAAGTGAGAAAAAAAACAAAGGGCAGaacagagaaaaagagaaaaacatcatcatcagatCCCCTtcgagaaaagaaagaaaagaaaagaataggaaaaaagaaaagaaaaatggttGACGGTTACGACAACACTAACAACGACGACCGCATCAACAACAGCAACAGTAAAAACAcgaccaagaagaagaagaagaagaagaaaaacaagaagaaagacCGCAACctaaacagcagcagcaacaacaacaacaacaacgacaaCAATAGTTGCTGCTGCAAAAGCAGCAGCAACAATGAGATGATGAATAATGCTAGTGTTGAGCAATGCATGGCTGCTCAGTCTGTCTACGATTGGGTCTTTCcagattcttcttctttttctccttctgTGAATGATTGTGAAGTAGAACCCAAAAGAAATCGATTCTCGGATGACTCTCTTGTTTTCGAGCTGCATTCTCATTCCATCTTCAGCGACGGGTTCTTGCCGCCTTCTGTTGTTGTGGAGAGAGCACATAGGAATGGGGTGAGTCTTTTGATTTTCCGTTtctgggtttttcttttctttgctaTTTGAGTCGTATTCTTTCTAGCTTTGATGATGGTGTTTgtttctatctttctttctttaaaataTTTTGTTGAATTTGGTATTTGGGTTTTTAGCTATTTTGAGCTCTGTTGGATTTTCATGCTTTCTCTGTTTGTTTCCTATCATTAGTTTTCATTAAGTTGATGCTTTTATCTGGTTAAATGCTCTTAGCAAGAGAAGATTGTAGAGATTTTGGTTCAATTTAGTCACTATGATTGTAGTTTTTCTTAATTTGATGGATTGATCGTTGCATGCATATGTTGGTAAGCATGATATTATGCATGTTTTGTGGCAAGGGAGAGGAGTACAATGATTTATTCTGTACCAAAATGGTAAAAATGGTGAAATTGGGGGTCAGGAATTTTTTGGGTTTTGTCAATTGCACGTAACAGAATTACATGTAAAAATGGTGAAATTTGGGGTCAGGAAAGTTTTGGGTTTTGTCGATTGCATGTAATAGAATTGCATGTAAAAATGCTGAAATTTGGGGTCAGGAAATTTTTGGGTTTTGTCAATTGCGTATAAAAATGCTGGAATTGGGGGTTCAGGATCGCTGTTGATGCGGCAATTATTTTGGCATTTTCATCAATGGGGTTGAAGTTGGGCCTGGTTGaaatatattttgtattttgtgtATTGGAGGCTAAGGATTTTGCGTTGAAATTAGATACGCATGTCTGAAAGCGATCATAGGACCGACATTCTCTTCACCAATATCCACATTAAGGCTGGAGGATTGCTGCTTGCAAACATGCGTTTGCGATCACCAAAATGGGATGCTCTGCATGTACCAATATGGTACACATCTGCAAGATCAGGGCTGTTCATcagttgggccccaccgtgaatgtGCTCTAGCCCAAGCATCAGGCCGGTCTACACATTAGATTGGTCCACATTCACAGAAAGTGGACAGTAAAAAAAAAGCAGATGACCGATGATCACTGATCAGCCTATTTTGTGGGGGACCAGAGCACACTAACAGtgggctcacctgatgaacaggttgaatCTTGCACTTGCATGCCATGCATGGCAGATGCAAGGCGTCCAAGGTTGGCGACTGAAGACACGCGTCTGTAAGTATCATTCGTCTTCTGATCGAATAGGCATTCGGTGGCAGGGCAGACATTTTCCTGAATATTCCCCCATTTTATTAAAAGACCCTCACAGTTCTCTTCTCCACTCAAGGGAGGATTGTTTGCAGTCTGTGAATGATAATCGGAGCTATGGGATTATGTATGACATTGCACATGCCAATAGGACTGTAGTGATCCATGGTTATTGCCTATTACACTTTTGGTATGAAGGAAATTGAAATGTGGTCGATATGCTTCAAAATCTCAGGGATATTCCAAGTTCTCTGTGAAAAGAAGTTATGGGTTTATGTATGACATTGCACATGCCAATAGGACTGTAGTGATCCATGGTTATTGCCTATTACACTTTTGGTATGAAGGAAATTGAAATGTGGTCGATATGCTTCAAAATCTTAGGGATATTCCAAGTTCTCTGTGAAAAGAAGTTAATGATCTATCTGACCTTGGGAACCTTCCATGGGAAAGAAAACACCGCCCCTTGTGTTTTCCTCTTCAATTGCCACCTTCACGAGTCATTGATTTTCTGCCTAATAGACAACCTTTGTTTATTCTTTTCACGTACAATAAAATCCTTGCTAtatttacctttcaaaaaagcAATTCTCTTGTTATATTTGTTTGAAAGGCTTAATTATGATATCTTGAACCACCTTCTTCCTTTTAAAAGGCTTCCCTTAAATGTCCCTGATCTCCATGATTGGATTGTTGAGGAGGTGAAGACCttcaagaaagagggttttttttttttttttttttttatggcagATTCTCCCTTTGTTTTCTGTGGAGTGTTTGGAAAGAGTGGGGCAAGCGCATATTCCAGGGTATGTACTACTTAAATATATAGAAACTAGTGGAGATGATAAATCCCTGAGTTGTAAAATGGGCACTTGTAATAAAGGAACTTCATGAGTTATgatggagggagggagagatagcCACCATTCAGGTGGTGGAAGCTGAGCATAGATGGAACTTCAGATGGTAATCCCGATCCATCTAGGGCGGGCAATGTGCTTAGAGATGAGATTGAGGTGATAAAGGTACTCTTTCTTGTATGGAAAGTTGGAGCGATTTGAAGGAAGCAGAGGCAATGGTTCTTTGCGAATGCCTGGTTCATCAATGTCTGGTGGTGACCCATTCATAGAAGGAGATTCTTGGGATTAATTGACACGGCAAGTGAAAATTCTCCAAGCATTTCTCATGATTTAGTCAATAAGCCAGACATTTCCTTTGCTATTGCGGAAGGGAGGTAATTAAGATGGCCAGCTTGCTAGTTAAAGAGGGCATGGGACAACCTTCTCTATGCATTATGAATGCTTTCCACTAATATGATGTActgaattttcttcattttcaataaATATTCTTTATCCATCTGAAAAGGAAAGCAAAAGAAGATTTgatttttggctctatggttaAGAGTCTCCACCccttccaaaaaataaataaataaaacccatTTAATCCTTGATTTTTGTGCCAAGAACCTCTCATCTCAAGTCTAGATATTTCCAAATTGGTATCGAACTTTGATTCACATTCATTTTCCAGAATCATCTTTTACAAGAAGTTCAATTCATGCAGATAACCTCTCAGCTGTAGTCAATATTTTGTGGACATTTCTAAATTGGCAGGAGGCTACAGCCTCCAGTTTGCTCCAGAACATCAAGGAAGAAAGGGCTGTGTTTTGAGCGAACTTCAGGAAGGTGCATGATTTGGCACTCTAGGAGGCAGATCCTCCGGTCAGAACTGCGATGACTGATATCCAGCCTTGCAAAGGCCCTCATTCTGCCTTTCTGGCTATGGATCCAAGTGAAGGGTCAGTCTAGAAAGTCTGTTGTAAAGAAATTGAACTCTTATGAGGCTATTTTGGAAGAGTCTCTACCTCCCTTCTTTCCAGAGCCTCTATCTTGAAATCACCAGTCACTGAGAGAGCCCTAGCTAAACTATGCATTCTTTTGGTGACTTGGACACGAATTCAAAATGAGTATTTTTTTTGCCCCCTACTAGTTTCCTAGTGTTTCCATGTTTCTTGTATGTTTATATTTCCTTACTTGCTTTGCTTCACCCTTCTGAGGCTTGAGTAGGCTCCGGTTTCTTGCTTTTGGTTCATGCATTTGCTATTCTGGACAGAATTTGAATACCGCCCTGATAGATTTGTCTTTCAAGTGGTTTGCACGTCTCCATTGTCTCGAATAATGTGGAAATGGATGCATTGGATATTTCCATAAACATATCATATGTAACTACAAATATTGTTAGCATGCATTATGATATGTCAAAATTATATGAATGGTGATAAAGAGTTTGCAAAAATGTTGGTCAGAACGTTGGGTAGTttaggaacaacatgttcataggattgGTGTAGCTGAAAtggggatgttgagatggatgagcggCTAGACAAGgatggaattagaaatgaatgcattcgaaggaacttaggagtagcacgaAGAGTTAACAAGATGATGAAAAGTAGATTTAGATGCTCTGGTCATGTACAACAAAAACCAAGAACCACAACAGTATGAGGAGCGGtttggtgcaagttgaaggctctaaaagagcaGTGGGTAGGCCCGAAAGGACAGAGCAAACGtactaagaaaagacttgatgacctatggtctactTAAATTTATTGCCCTTGATAGTGGAATGGCGGACAAGATTTATGTAGccgatcccaattagttgggataaggcttaaatgatgatgattatgataatgAACAAAGAGTTTGCAAAAATGGTGGTTCTCTTGCTTGCTGCATCAACTAGTATGCTTGACATGCATGGCAAACCATGTTACCAACCCAACACATCAGTCTTCTGAAATGAAGTACTTCTGGAATAAATCTTGTCATAATTCGAAAGGAAATTTAGATTGGGCTTCCAAACTATTGGTATTTCAGTTAATATATTTTCAATGGATATGTAGTATGGATATTGTCATGCATACCTGTCTCATCTGAACACATAATAAGTTGCTGCTCCTTTGCTGCTAGCCATCTTTGCGCTTCTGATTTATGATAAGACTCATGTtggcccatcatcatcatcactgatCAATTTAAACCTTCTTCTATTCTTCTATATCGGAGTAGTAATGTACTAATGTCAAAATAAGCTCAAATATTCCATTCTTCCCATTCCCAAAACCGGCTTGTTTTACAACAAGATAATTCTTATTGAAGTATCATGGTTACATTATATCTGATCCTAGCCTTGATTCACTTGCTAGTTAAGTAAAAATGAACAATGGGGCATGATTCAATTACCATGTGTTCAGAACAGGTGAAGGTACTAGCTCTTACTGACCACGACACCATGGCTGGAATACCTGAGGCCTTGAAAGCTGCTAATACGTTTGGCATGAGGATAATCCCAGGTGTTGAAATAAGTACGATATTTTCTCCAGGGTAATCTTTTCTATCTCAGGCAACCATCTCCGAGCTTTTCAAACTGTATTTACAGCTATTCTATTAGCATCCTTCTACAAGCTTCTTTTGCTTCGGAGTCTGTATCAGGTTGTTTAGCTTGCGAGTCTCTAATGTGTATGGAGTGACTAATTctgcagttgtcttgttatattcTTTTCTAAGTCATGTCATTTCAGATTTATATCTTCAATTCTGATATTGGCCAGGGGAGGGTCTGGAACTGTGGAACCTGTTCATATCCTTGCATATTACGGTAGCTTTGGGCCGGCAAGATTTGAGGAACTAGAGAATTGCCTGGCCAATATAAGGGAGGGGCGCTACCTCCGTGCAAAGGACATGATATCAAAGCTAAACAACCTCAAGATGCCTCTTAAATGGGAACACATCACTAAGATAGCAGGGAATGGAGTGGCCCCAGGGCGGTTGCACGTGGCTCGCGCCATGGTTGAGGCTGGCCATGTAGAGAATCTGAAGCAAGCTTTTGCTCGGTACCTATATGATGGTGGACCTGCTTATGCTAAGTAATAATTACAGACCAGAAACTCTTCTAATATGGAAATTGCTTTCTGTTTGGCCATGCTGGGATAAATAGTGATCCAATGATTTGTTTTTTAGTTTTAACATAGTGTTGCTTTTACAATAGGGGAAGAGAACCTCTTGCAGAGGAAGCAGTGCAATTGATATGTCGAACTGGGGGTGTGGCGGCTTTGGCTCATCCATGGGCATTGAAGAACCCAATTGCAGTTGTCAAGGGTTTGAAGGCTGCTGGACTGCATGCTATGGAGGTATATCGGAGTGATGGAAAATTGGCAGGTACAGTGTTATGTTTTGGGAATGAATAGGGTATGGATGTCCTGACTCCTTAATAACTCAGGCAAGTTTAGTGCCTTTACCTGCCATATCGGTTCTCGGATTGTTTCAGGCCAGACTTGAAGCCATTCAGATGACATGTGCATGTAATGCGGTTTCTTTTTTCTGTTCTGCCTAGTGGTGCAAATGGGTTGGGTCAACCACAGGGGATCATTGGACTCAACCTGACAATTAGTGGGTCTGGGTCCTCTCAAAATTCACTTGGCCCAGCCCAACACAGACCCAGTTCTTTAATGGGCTCAACCTGACAATTAGTGGGTCTGGGTCTAAATTTTAGACTCATAGGGTGGATCTGGGTCCAAAAGTTCGACCCAGATTACAAATGATCAAGTTTGAGTCCTCTCAAAATCAACTCATCCTGACCCGACACAGACCCAGTTCTTAAATGGGTCTGATTTTTGTCATACTAAAATGGACCCAGACCTAGGGTTGGACTGGACCTAGAACCAAGaaaaagtaattaattaagcctgtgggtttttttttttttctttttcttttgagctTAGACTACAAAAATTGTTCACCACCTTTTTCTGAAATGTGGTTACCCATTTCTtgtagtattttatttatttaatttcttgtCTTTCTCTGATCTACAGGATTCAGTGACTTAGCCGATGCTTACAAGCTTGTGAAGCTTGGAGGATCAGATTATCATGGTAAAGGGGGTCGTGAAGAATCAGCCTTGGGAAGTGTCAATCTTCCAATTTTAGTTGTGCATGAGTTCCTCAACGTGGCTAGGCCAATTTGGTGCCATGCCATGAAGGATATCCTACAAAATTTTGCTAAAGAACCATCTGATTCAAACCTAGAGAAAATCATGAGGTTTGTGAAGATCAAAATCCCTAATGTGGCAGACACAACCTCAAGCTATGGGAAAGATGTCATCAACCAATGCCTCTCTTCTTGTCTAACAACAGAGGAAATGCAAGATGTTGAATTTGAGGCCCTCAGTTTGAAACTTTCACACACATCCATCAGTGAAGGAGGTTTCAAAGTATCCGTAATAAGTGGATAGATTAATTTATCAGTTAATAAGTACATACAACTTCAACAATTTTGGTGAATGTTGGTCTTTTTCAGTTTTTACAATTAGATTTTCCATTCTAGAATAGATAGCTAGCAGAGTTATTTAAgtacacagttttttttttttaatttattggaATAGTAGAACTTGGTTCTCTCACACCGAACAACCCATTAAAAGTAGAGGAATAACGTGAAGATGTAAAAATAACCGAGTAACTTAATTTTGCATTCGGTTCTGTGCATTGCTGAGATTTTATACTTGTTCTGTGGTTCTTGAGCTACATATTTCAAGGTAACGATGGTATGCTTTTGTTGTTTGTCTTATGTGATAGGATCCAAGAATAGCAACCTAGTTAGATAGGaatgagatgttatgattttgaATGCATCTTATTGTGGTAGGATACAGAGCATGTTAATTGGCATATGAGTTGTTAGGATTGGGTGTGATTGTGGGTAGATTAGTTATACCTATTATGGTTGTTTTGGTTTTTCTGGTTGCCAAATATTGTAGGAGTCCGTGGGTATTAGAGGGCTAAAGAATGTATGAATAATATTATCCTATAGAGAATTTTCCTTTAAAAACATTGCTTATTGCACCAGGAGGCTGATCTACCCTTGAAGGGGATCATAACTCATAGATGTTGCTATTCTTGAGTAGAGATCTGCCATTATGTCATTGTTATTCGTGGGTAATAGTTAGAATCCATAACTTGAAATGCAAGGCATGATGGGTTGGATTCCATTTTCCAAACCAACAAGAAAGAAGCGAAGGTGCTCTTCTCACAAAAATAGTTATATCTTATTGATAATATCTTCTTTTCAGCTTATTCAGCGAAAATCCGGTGGGCCTTGATTATTGTTCTCATGTTCGAATGTCTAGACTGCACAGACAAGTTCTCCATGTCACCTAAAACCAAAATCAGATCATGCTATGGAGTGTTTCATGCAATTTCGATGTTTGCGATTGCAATTTTCGTTTCTAATTGAATTGCTAAATTTCCACATGATCAATGTCCTCCCCATCTGGGAGTTGAATCGGTTTTGACTCTTGAGTGTATCTTGTAACTTGTTTTTCTACAAACCAAGTGATGATTGTTGACTGCGAAACATTTCTTGAAACACTACTTTccaaatgagcttaaaaaacacTAAccaaggttatatatatatatatatatgcagcatGTATGAGTGTCAACCTTCCCAAATTAGAACCTAACTCGGCAGCCCCTTGGTGTAATTTTCAACCCTTTTTAGAGGAGTTGAACCTCCCTTCCTAAACTTTTAAACTGAGTCTCCAAGTTAATATAGATGGTGTCCACATAAGCAAAAAAATTCAAATTATGATGACCAGGAGTATGGGACGTGCTTGGAGAGAGGAGAGTAGAGGCAGAAGGGAGAGAGATTGGGAGGGATGCTTATAGGACCCATCCTAAGAATCGTTTGTTGAGAGGATGATTCGGATGAAGATGAATCTGAATGTTAAGCATGATTTGTTGAGCGGATGATTGTGGATGAAGATGATTATGGAACACTGAAAAATAAATGTCAGGAtggctcattttcaaattcaagaGTCGAAGTTTAGAAGCATTGATTTCAAGGGCCATAGCTTTTATAAGTCAGTAAAGAGAGCAGGAATGGCTCAAATTATCATCCAAGATGAAGACGGGTGAATTGCCGCATGGTAAGGTACTGTGTGGGAACACCATATCCCATCAACCCTTTGGATGGAAAGGTTCaaaacatggagagagagagagagagagagagagagagagagagagagagagagagaggcacgatTCAATGGCAGGTGTCCCATCTCACCATTTCTTGTAGTGTAGCTGACTTCGAGTCTTTGATTTGCCTTGTTTTTGGCCTAACATCCTAGCATCAGCGTCACAATAAATGTATGGAGTGGATGATAtagtcatcatggtggggcccacaaagccttTTCTTATAAGGGATCATTAATAATTCCATCATTGTGGGATATGTGCTAGCGGGTTACACATTGAAGATGCGGTTGAGTTGGACAAATCATTCATGATTGTTCACCCACATTCTTGCAGGAAAGCAGGCAGTTGGCTTGCCTAAAAATGATCTAAGTGCTTCTATATTTTATTTGAAACCTTCCTTCATCCACTGCTTACCTAAAAATGATCCAAGTGCCTCTGTATTTAATTTGAAACCTTCCTTTATCCTTAAAAGACCTGAGGTTATGGGCGTCTCAAAAACCATACCTATAAAAAATGCTGCCCCATCGTAATCACATGCACCTTGTGGCCAATCCTACAATACATTTACATTTGGTACAAAAGGATTTGataggatatggtccttgatagagagTTGGGGGGATAAGCTTTAGATGATAAATGATGTAGCTTGATAGGatgaatatttcttttttatttattaattaaaaatCAAGTTATGAAGAAATGGatacttttgaaatttttgaaaagattGGGTACTGATTAAGACATGCTTTGACATGTATATCGAGATTATTTTTCCTGGAATGGATGTAAAAGGGTATTAAATAACCTTTGACGGGAAGACAATGGGTAGTAAGAGCCTGCCCCCAATTAGTTGgtacaaggcttagatgatgatgttgatgatatgtaTCACTCATGCATCATGCTACAGTTATATATTTTGATACTATTATCACTGATGCATACTGCTACAAATCTATATTTTGAGATGATACATGTcacatgccaaaaaaaaaaggttattagGAGGTTG
This window encodes:
- the LOC131242250 gene encoding uncharacterized protein LOC131242250: MVDGYDNTNNDDRINNSNSKNTTKKKKKKKKNKKKDRNLNSSSNNNNNNDNNSCCCKSSSNNEMMNNASVEQCMAAQSVYDWVFPDSSSFSPSVNDCEVEPKRNRFSDDSLVFELHSHSIFSDGFLPPSVVVERAHRNGVKVLALTDHDTMAGIPEALKAANTFGMRIIPGVEISTIFSPGGGSGTVEPVHILAYYGSFGPARFEELENCLANIREGRYLRAKDMISKLNNLKMPLKWEHITKIAGNGVAPGRLHVARAMVEAGHVENLKQAFARYLYDGGPAYAKGREPLAEEAVQLICRTGGVAALAHPWALKNPIAVVKGLKAAGLHAMEVYRSDGKLAGFSDLADAYKLVKLGGSDYHGKGGREESALGSVNLPILVVHEFLNVARPIWCHAMKDILQNFAKEPSDSNLEKIMRFVKIKIPNVADTTSSYGKDVINQCLSSCLTTEEMQDVEFEALSLKLSHTSISEGGFKVSVISG